From Triticum urartu cultivar G1812 chromosome 2, Tu2.1, whole genome shotgun sequence, a single genomic window includes:
- the LOC125538934 gene encoding uncharacterized protein LOC125538934 produces the protein MGLSPSKRVDAALRRAPAFAAACDAAFDRCLADAQHAFSGVRPYQLADASEHLHSALRGSLPIVRRWVPSPPPRVRVDSALRASGLEGAAELSRDQFGEFAAELFREAVLAGAAEAALVRAPAGAAGILGVAIVSRAGAGAAGKLVAVYTAGVAAAVYLSLG, from the coding sequence ATGGGCCTCAGCCCCTCAAAGCGCGTGGACGCGGCGCTCCGGCGGGCGCCGGCGTTCGCCGCCGCCTGCGACGCCGCCTTCGACCGCTGCCTCGCCGACGCCCAGCACGCCTTCTCCGGCGTCCGCCCCTACCAGCTTGCGGACGCGTCCGAGCACCTCCACTCGGCCCTGCGGGGCTCCCTCCCTATCGTCCGCCGCTGGgtgccctcgccgccgccgcgcgtgCGCGTAGACTCTGCGCTGCGCGCCTCTGGCTTGGAAGGCGCTGCCGAGCTCTCGCGGGATCAGTTCGGGGAGTTCGCGGCCGAGCTGTTCAGGGAGGCCGTGCTCGCCGGCGCGGCAGAGGCGGCGCTCGTCCGTGCCCCGGCCGGCGCGGCCGGGATCCTCGGGGTGGCCATCGTGTCCCGCGCCGGCGCCGGGGCGGCTGGGAAGTTGGTCGCTGTCTACACCGCCGGCGTCGCCGCTGCTGTTTACCTCAGCTTGGGCTAG